One window of the Streptococcus parasanguinis ATCC 15912 genome contains the following:
- the pfkB gene encoding 1-phosphofructokinase — MIYTVTLNPAIDYIVRLDHVETGAVNRMASEDKFAGGKGINVSRVLKRLDIENTATGFIGGFTGRFIEDVLTSEAISINFVTVDQDTRINVKIKADEETEINGNGPEVTEAQLQELLNILSSLTVDDVVVFAGSAPSSLGNAVYKQLIATTRSTGAQVVCDFEGQTLIDSLEFNPQLVKPNNHELGDIFGVTLTELPEIERYAKEILAKGAQNVIISMAGDGALLVSPNGTYFAKPIKGEVKNSVGAGDSMVAGFTGKLATTGDVIEAFKWGVACGTATTFSDDLATADYIKETYEKVEVEKL; from the coding sequence TTGATTTATACAGTTACACTGAATCCAGCAATTGACTATATTGTCCGTCTCGATCATGTAGAGACGGGAGCGGTCAATCGGATGGCTTCGGAAGATAAATTCGCCGGTGGTAAAGGGATCAATGTCAGTCGTGTTTTGAAGCGTCTCGATATCGAGAACACTGCGACTGGATTTATCGGTGGTTTCACTGGACGCTTCATTGAAGACGTACTGACCAGCGAAGCCATTTCAATCAACTTTGTGACAGTGGACCAAGATACACGGATCAATGTCAAGATCAAAGCTGATGAGGAAACAGAGATCAATGGGAATGGCCCAGAAGTAACAGAAGCTCAGTTGCAAGAATTGCTCAACATCTTATCGAGCTTAACAGTAGATGATGTGGTAGTCTTTGCAGGATCTGCTCCATCTTCGCTTGGAAATGCCGTTTACAAACAATTGATCGCAACAACTCGTTCGACAGGCGCGCAAGTCGTTTGCGACTTTGAAGGGCAAACCTTGATTGATTCCTTGGAGTTCAATCCCCAATTGGTTAAACCAAATAACCATGAATTGGGAGATATTTTTGGAGTTACCTTGACGGAATTACCAGAAATTGAACGTTACGCCAAAGAAATCTTGGCCAAAGGAGCACAAAACGTCATTATTTCCATGGCGGGTGATGGAGCTCTTCTTGTCAGTCCAAACGGTACTTACTTCGCAAAACCAATCAAAGGGGAAGTGAAGAATTCTGTTGGGGCTGGAGATTCCATGGTAGCAGGCTTCACTGGGAAGCTCGCAACGACGGGAGATGTTATTGAAGCCTTCAAATGGGGAGTGGCTTGTGGAACAGCGACCACTTTCTCAGATGATTTGGCAACAGCTGATTATATAAAAGAAACTTATGAAAAAGTAGAGGTAGAAAAACTATGA
- a CDS encoding DeoR/GlpR family DNA-binding transcription regulator — protein sequence MLKSERKQFILEKVLKEKFVSLETLVQDLGTSESTVRRDLDELEDESKLRRVHGGAESLHFLQEEESNKEKSIKNIQVKSKIAVKAAELIKDHDVVFIDAGTTNELLVQEIVNPTVTVVTNSIHHATKLVERNVPTVIIGGMVKSSTDASIGGIALNQIGQLNFDKAFLGMNGIDDEFYSTPDLEEGSVKRAIIENAKKTYILADDSKIGVTSFVKVAPIKRAMIITNQSEPQRLKVLKEKTEVIEV from the coding sequence ATGCTTAAATCTGAACGAAAACAGTTTATTCTCGAAAAGGTTTTAAAGGAAAAATTTGTCTCTTTGGAGACTCTTGTACAAGATTTGGGAACATCTGAATCGACTGTTCGTCGGGATTTGGATGAGTTAGAGGATGAAAGCAAACTTCGCCGGGTCCACGGTGGGGCGGAAAGTCTTCACTTTCTCCAAGAGGAAGAAAGTAATAAAGAAAAATCTATCAAAAACATTCAAGTTAAGTCAAAAATTGCAGTAAAGGCAGCGGAATTGATCAAAGATCACGATGTGGTCTTTATCGATGCCGGGACGACCAATGAACTTCTAGTACAAGAAATTGTAAATCCAACGGTGACAGTAGTGACCAACTCGATTCACCATGCAACCAAGTTGGTTGAGCGAAATGTTCCAACAGTTATTATAGGTGGAATGGTTAAATCTTCTACAGATGCTAGTATCGGAGGAATCGCGCTCAATCAAATCGGTCAGTTAAATTTTGACAAGGCCTTTCTTGGAATGAATGGAATCGATGATGAGTTTTACAGCACTCCAGACCTGGAAGAAGGATCTGTCAAGCGTGCGATTATCGAAAATGCAAAAAAAACCTATATCTTAGCGGATGATTCGAAAATTGGCGTGACATCCTTTGTCAAAGTGGCACCTATCAAGCGAGCCATGATTATCACCAATCAAAGTGAACCGCAACGATTAAAGGTTTTAAAAGAAAAAACGGAGGTTATAGAGGTTTGA